In Planococcus versutus, the DNA window AATGCCTTTGTTATCCGTATCTCCATCTTTCACATTTAACGCAATTCGCTCTGGTGTGATCTTATAACGCCCTGCAGCAAGTCCAAGTGAAATAACTGCATCCGGCTGGTCTTCTTTAATAAAGTTCAACAAAAAATCTCCAGATAAATTAAAATCTACCGGTATAATTTTGCCAATAATTTCATAGTCTCCGATGTTTGTTCCGTGAAGTGATTCCACAATTTTCATTGTGGGATTGATCATATAATCCAGAAACGGCTCAAAGCCAGTGAGTAATAATTTCTTCAATCTAATCCCCTCCTAGTTGGTAGTATACACAGCCGGCATGCTGTTTCCCATAAATATAATACCACATTTAAAATTTCAGAAAACCTTCCCATAATTAAAATACTGTGTTAAAATTCACTATAACGAATAATTATACAAAAACAGGAGGAATATTCATGACTCGTAAAAACTTATTTATAGCTTTATTTGCATCATCCGTATTATTTTTAGGCGCTTGTGGAAATGCTAGTAAACAAGATTCTTCAGAAGAAAAAAAAATACTAGAAATGGGGACCTCTGCCGAATTTGCTCCATTTGAATCACGTAACCCTGAAGGCGAAATTGTCGGATTTGATATCGACTTGGCAAATCACATTGCAGATGAACTTGGCTATGAACTCAAAATTACCGATATGAAGTTTGATGGCTTGATTGGTGCATTACAAAACGATCGCGTGGATATGGTTATTGCAGGCATGTCTGCAACTGAATCCCGTAAAGAAAACGTTGATTTTTCGACAGAATATAATCATTCAGGTGAAATGTTTGTCACTGCTAAAGGGTCTGAACTGACGAGTCTTGAATCGTTAGAAGGCAAAACGGTTGGTGTTCAACTTGGCACCATTCAAGAAGAAGGGGCAGAGAAGATTATTGCCGATAAAGAAGTCAATTTTGAACTAAAAGCTTTAGATGATTCTGGTGCACTAATACAAGAAATCTTGTCAGGTCGCATTGATGCCGCCTATATGGATAAGCAAGTAGCACTTGGCTATATCGAAGCACAAGATCTTGGTGCATTTGATGACCCAACCACCGCTTCACCTGGTATGGCTGTTGCATTTCCAAAAGACAGTGAACTTGTAGAAGAGGTAAACGACGTACTCGCTAGCATGAAAGAAAGTGGCGAGTTGGATAAACTAAAAGAAGAATGGCTGACAGAAGAACAATAAATTGACTTGCAGAAATGAGAGGTATTTTATGAATCTTGATTTTTCACAAATCGTCCCTTATATCCCTTTTATGTTGGAAGGGATATGGGTTACGTTAAAATTTGTATTTTTTGCTATTATTCTTGGCTCCATTCTTGGCATTTTATTGGCTTTGTTTAAAATTGGTAGCGTTAAACCAGCACGCTGGTTTGCCGATGCTTATACATCTATTTTTCGTGGAACACCGTTAATTCTTCAATTGATGATTATCTATTATTCAATTCCACAATTGACTGGCTTTGATATATCACCGTTTCTTTCTGCAATTCTTGCATTTGGACTTAATTCTTCTGCTTATATATCCGAAATCATTCGTGCAGGAATTCAAGCAGTCGATAAAGGTCAAACAGAAGCCGCACAAGCTCTGGGTGTGCCTTACAGCGCTATGATGAAAGACATTATTTTGCCGCAAGCACTTAAAAACATCTTGCCTGCATTAATGAATGAATTTATTACCTTAACTAAAGAATCTGCGATCGTCTCCACAATTGGCTATCTGGATCTCATGAGACGTGCACAAGTAGTCGGCGCAGACCTGTTTCGCAACTTTGAGCCACTGTTGTTTGTCGGTGTCATTTATTGGTGCCTAGTGATGGGCTTGACGATGATTGGAAGAGTTTTCGAACGGAGGCTGAAACAAAGTGATTAATGTACAACAGTTACACAAGAAATTCGGTTCCCATGAAGTACTGAGTGACATTTCTACTTCTGTCGCAACAGGAGAAGTCGTTTCGATTATTGGACCTTCTGGATCAGGCAAATCTACATTTTTACGGTGCTTGAATTTATTAGAAATTCCAACTTCTGGCACTATTGAAATTAACGGCACAAGTTTAACGGCTTCTAAAAAGTCGATCCACAAAATCCGCCAAGAAATTGGCATGGTTTTTCAACACTTTCATTTATTCCCTCATTTAACGGTGCTTGAAAACTTAACTTACGCTCCGATAAAAGCCAAAGGTATAAAAAAAGAAGAAGCAGATCTAAAAGCTCGTGTTTTATTAAAGCGTGTTGGGTTGTCAGAAAAAGAAACGGCTTATCCAAATAGCTTATCCGGTGGTCAAAAACAACGTGTCGCAATTGCTCGTGCGTTAGCTATGGAGCCTGAACTCATGTTGTTTGATGAACCTACGTCGGCACTCGATCCTGAAATGGTAAAAGAAGTGCTCGACGTAATGAAAGACTTAGCAAAATCAGGCATGACCATGGTGGTCGTTACACATGAAATGGGTTTTGCTCGTGAAGTCGCAGATCGTGTCTTGTTCTTAGACCACGGTGCTTTGGTTGAAGAAGGCAAACCTAACGAATTTTTCAATGATCCAAAAACCGCACGCGCCAAAGATTTTTTAGATAAGGTTTTATAACAGGTATCCAATTGGGTACTTTTTTTTGTTCATTGGATGCTCAAATGTTCACGGGCGGTGACTATTTGGGCGTGTTATAATCACTACTGGATAACTTGTAGAAAACAGAGGTGGAAAATGTGTTACGAAAAATAATTGTTTTAATAAGCGTCGTATTTTTCATGACGTTGATTGTGTTTACTGCTGTCATGTTTTTAACAAATGAAGTGGAACTTTATTCTGAAAATAATGTTTCTTTAACCATTAAAAAACCCACTTTCATTTCACTCAGTGAACCGGAAGTGACAAAACAAGAAACAGATAAGACACAAGTTTTTAATCTGACATTGCTTGGTCTGCAAGTAGGAACCTATACGTTAGTTGACCGATCTCTAGAAAATGGCACTTCGATCATTTTCGAAAAAATTGAAAATACCGGTTGGATTCCTTATACTTTTTCATTGAATCTCACCAATATAGAGGATGCTGAATTTGAGTCATGGAACCCAGAATCGACTGTTGCACTTGACGAAGCGATTTATGGAACAGATCCTACGACAAATCCTTATGGTGTTTTCAAAACGAAAAACGGCGAAATTTTAGTAGGAAATGTTTACGTATCTCGCAATCTTCAATTGGGTAACGGCGACTGGGTACAAGAACTGCGCCATGAAATTGCTGAATTTACAAACGAAGAAGGCGTCCTGTCGAAAAGTTTATGGTTGCCGCCAAAACACACAAGTTATACGTGGTTAATGGCTTCTCAAGAGCCGTTTTTTGAAACAGACAAAGCAGAAGATGAGTGGATCTCATTTTCACTTCAAAACCGCTTGTCACAGTTGAACTGGCTTACTCCAAAGGGACCACTAGTTAAGCTCGAGCTAACAGACGATCCCAGAACACAAATGGCTTATGGTTATATCGATAAACGAACAGCCGATTTACCTTCGGTAGAATGGCAAGAGTCATCGCCTTCTCTATTTTTTGAATCGATGGTATTAAACGCAGAAATCAATCAGCAATGACAAAGAAAAACGTTAAAGCTATGGCTTTAACGTTTTTTTATAAATTACTTTATCGATTTTGTAGTTTCTCTTTATTACTTAAACAACTCGCTAGCTATTTAACTGAATAATCTGTATAATTGATGTGAATCAAATAAAGTAATCTATTTCCTGTGGCTGCTGAAAAGTAAACGAGGAGGTTGGTCATGATGGAACACAAAGTACTCGATCCACGAGAAGTTGAACTTCGTCTTGATGAAGATTTTAATGCAATGCTGAATATGATTGGCGAAGGAGCACCCGTATTTTCATTTTATGAACACCAAGTGATGGCAGAAGAACAAACCCCTGAAGAACATACAAGCAAAGAACTTCATTAATCTAGCTAAAAAACCCCGTTCTGAGAACGGGGTTTTTCTTATTCCATCATTTCTGCTAAATATTCATACGACTGCAAACGATCTTCTTGGTAAAAAACCGCTGAATTGACAATGATCTCATTGGCTCTAGTTTTAAGAATAAAATTTTCCAGTTTTTGTTTCACGACTTCCGATGTCCCCACCATCATCGATTCAGAATCCAATTTGTCGCGGAAAATGGCAATTTCACGATCTGTCCACACCTCTTCTAGATTATCAATAGGCGGTTGGAATGTTGTTGGTTCTCCGCGCATCAACGAAAACATTTGTTGCTGTGAAGACGTGGCTAACCACTCAGCGCGTTCTTGCGTTTCCGCAATTATAATATTAACACCCAGCATAGCATATGGTGCGTCTAACGCTTTTGATGGTTTAAAGTTTTGATGATACAACTGCAAAGCTTGCATCATGTAATCCGGTGCAAAATGGCTAGCAAATGAAAACGGTAAGCCTTTTAATGCAGCGAGCTGCGCACTAAATCCACTTGACCCAAGTAGCCAAAGAGGAATTTTCAAATTAGTACCAGGAAAAGCACGAACACGACCAACTGGATTTTCCGAAAAGTAATTTTCCAGTTCAGCTACTTGTTGTGGGAAATCTTCGCCATTGCTCTGTAAACTCCGACGTAGTGCATGAGCTGTCGCTTGATCGCTACCCGGTGCGCGTCCTAATCCTAAATCGATGCGTCCAGGATAAATAGTTTCTAATGTACCAAATTGCTCAGCAATCACAAGCGGTGCGTGATTGGGAAGCATAACCCCACCTGAACCAACACGAATAGACTTTGTCGCCCCTGCAATATGTCCAATGAGAACCGACGTTGCAGAACTACCAATGCCTGGCATATTATGATGTTCAGCTAACCAATAGCGATTAAACCCTAATTTTTCAACTCGTTGTGCGAGCTCTACACTATTTTTGAAAGTCTGTGCTGTTTCCGCACCTTCATTAATTGGTGCCAAATCGAGCACAGCTAATGGAATATTTTCGAATTTCTTAGTTTGCATAACCATTTCACTCCTATTCCTCTTCATTGTAGCGATGTTTAACAAAAACATCCTTTCTTCTGCTCAAACAAAGAAAAGCAAAAGCGCCTGTGTAGATTTGACGGGCACAAGACAAACCGGCAAAACGGTATGTTTTAGTCGCACAGCCAGAGTGGCTGATGATCCCAAGAGTCGGCTATTGATTTGCCAATTGAATAGTAAAAAAACAGAACATTAACGCACGCATAGCCAAGTCAAGTAATGCGTAGAGTTTACTCTACATATAAACTTATTCTCCTATGCTCAACTTTTAGACACAATTAAAAATAAAACGGTAGACATCGCTGTTTGTGATTGACATTCTCAATTAGCACTTTATAATTGAGGTTGAGAATGGTTTTCATTTAACTTCTCAATTACATACTAAAAGGAGAGACATTCATGAAAAAATCCTTATACTTCATTTTGGCATTGTTACTGCTTGTTTTAGCAGCATGTGGCAATAACGAGGCATCTGAGCCAACAAAAGATGATGCGCCGGAAGAAGAAGCAACAGAAAGTACAGAAGTTAACCTATATACAGCAAGACATTACGATGTAGACGACGAACTTTATAAAAAATTCGAAGAAGAAACAGGCGTTAAAGTAAACTTAATCAAAGGTGACGCAGATGAGCTTCTTGAACGCATCAAACGCGAAGGAGACGGCACAGAAGCTGATTTATTCTTAACAGCAGATGCTGGACGTTTATACCGCGCCAAGGAAGATGGTTTGTTACAAGCTGTATCAAGTGATTTATTAGAAGAGCAAATCCCTGAAAACTATCGTGACACTGATCAAATGTGGTACGGTTTAACAAAACGTGCACGAATTATGGTTTATAATGAAGATACTGTAAAACCTGAAGACTTATCAACATATGAAGCATTGACAGAAGACGAGTGGAATGGCCGTGTGTTAATTCGCGGTTCTGAAAATATTTACAACCAATCTTTACTCGCTTCATTTATCGAAATTGAAGGTGAAGAAAAAGCCAAAGAATGGGCTGCAGGACTTGTCAATAACTTTGCACGCGATCCTGAAGGCGGAGATCGTGACCAAGCAAAAGCAATTGCAGCTGGAATTGGCGATGTTGCGATTATGAACAGTTATTACTTTGGTCAAATGTTAAATTCTGAAGATCCAGCTGAAGTTGAAATTGCAGAAGGTCTAGGCATCTTCTTCCCGAACCAAGAAACAACCGGTACTCATGTTAACGTTAGTGGTGCAGGTGTTGTAAAAACGTCAAAAAATAAAGAAAATGCAATTAAATTACTTGAGTTTTTGTCAGCTCCTGATGCACAAGAAACATTTGCAGAAGCAAACTACGAATACCCAGTAAACGAAGCAGTTGAACCTTCTGAGTTGCTTAAATCATGGGGTGATTTTAAAGAGCAAGATATCCCACTTTCTGCACTAGGAGACAATAATGCTAAGTCAATTTTGATCTTTAACGAGGTAGGCTGGAAATAATCAACGAGATCTTCCCTTGCTGTAGTTTTTAACGGCAAGGGATTTCTAGCGATTGGAAAGGCGGCTAAAGCCATGCAAAGAAGGTTAGCAAATATAAACGTTTGGACGGTTGCAGCTTTAGTCATTATCGCTGCCTTGTTTTTGCCAAACATGACGATTGTGACAGGTTTATTTACTCCATCTAATGAAAATTGGGAGCATATGAAGGAATTTGTTCTTTGGTCCTTTGTTCAAAACTCCTTGATTCTTGTGGTAGCTACTGCTATTTCAACGATTTTCATTGGGCTAAGCCTGGCTTGGCTAATTGCTCAGTATCAGTTCCCTTTCAGAAAATTTTTAAAATGGGCACTGATTCTTCCGCTTTCCATTCCGCCATTTATTGGAGCCTATACGTATCATGGAATATTTAACTACACGGGAGTTATCCAAACGACACTTCGTGAAAAGTTCGATATGGAACTAAATCCTGCTCATTTCGATATCATGAATTTGCCAGGAGCCATTTTCATTTATACGGTTTTCTTATATCCTTACGTTTATACCATCACGCAAGTTTTTCTTGCGCAGCAATCTGCTTCGTTAATCGAAAGCACACGACTACTAGGCAAAGGTCCATGGCGCACATTTTTCCAAGTAGTTGTTCCGATATCGCGAATTTCTATAATTGCGGGTGCTAGTTTAGTGGTTTTAGAGGTGTTGAATGATTATGGAGTCGTGAAATATTATGGCATTCAGACGTTTACAACAGCGATTTTCCAATCGTGGTTTGGGTTAGGAGATATCGAAACTTCTATTAAACTTGCAGCTTCTTTAATGGGATTTGTTATTTTGATTTTACTGATTGAAAAAATTCTTCGTGGCAGACGCCAATATAGCTATTCTTCCACTAAAGTTCGGCCATTGCCGCTCATTAAGTTAACCGGCTGGAAAGCATTTGCTGCCGCAAGCTATGGTTTAGGAATCTTGTCAGTAGGATTTTTCATTCCCATTGCGCAACTAGTCGATTGGACGATTTTAACTTTCGGAACCATTCCAGTCGATGAATTTTTATCCTACATTAGAAACTCAGTCTTTGTAGCAGGATTTAGTGCTGCAACGATTATTGTTTTCGCCTTGATTGTCGGCAATTTCGCACGTCTTGTCCAAGGACGAGTAGCTAAATTATTGCCGAAACTAACGGTTCTCGGTTATTCTATTCCTGGAGCTGTTATTGCAGTCGCTGTCGTTACTGCTTTTGTGGCATTAGATGAATTTTTAGCACCTCTTTACAAACTAGCAGGCATGAATACGACACTTGTACTGAGCGTCAGCATTATCTTGCTCGTAACAGCTTATATCATTCGTTTCTTTGCCATTGGGTATAGTTCGATTGAGACTGGTTATGATAAAATCGGAACCGACTTCCAAGATGCTTCGCGGCTTCTGGGAGCAGGACTTACAAGAACATTCTTTAAAGTAGATATGCCAATGATGAAAGGCGCAATCATTAGCGGATTTATTCTAGTCTTTATCGATGTATTAAAAGAAATCCCACTAACTTTAATTTTAAGACCATTTAACTTTGATACACTATCTACGAAAGCTTTCCAGTACGCGAGCGATGAAAAGATCATGGAAGCTTCTCAAGCTTCTTTATTGATTGTTGGTATCAGTGCTCTGGCAATTGTGGTCTTTTATAAGTTTTTGGAAAAGGAGTTGGATT includes these proteins:
- a CDS encoding amino acid ABC transporter ATP-binding protein; this translates as MINVQQLHKKFGSHEVLSDISTSVATGEVVSIIGPSGSGKSTFLRCLNLLEIPTSGTIEINGTSLTASKKSIHKIRQEIGMVFQHFHLFPHLTVLENLTYAPIKAKGIKKEEADLKARVLLKRVGLSEKETAYPNSLSGGQKQRVAIARALAMEPELMLFDEPTSALDPEMVKEVLDVMKDLAKSGMTMVVVTHEMGFAREVADRVLFLDHGALVEEGKPNEFFNDPKTARAKDFLDKVL
- a CDS encoding transporter substrate-binding domain-containing protein; the protein is MTRKNLFIALFASSVLFLGACGNASKQDSSEEKKILEMGTSAEFAPFESRNPEGEIVGFDIDLANHIADELGYELKITDMKFDGLIGALQNDRVDMVIAGMSATESRKENVDFSTEYNHSGEMFVTAKGSELTSLESLEGKTVGVQLGTIQEEGAEKIIADKEVNFELKALDDSGALIQEILSGRIDAAYMDKQVALGYIEAQDLGAFDDPTTASPGMAVAFPKDSELVEEVNDVLASMKESGELDKLKEEWLTEEQ
- a CDS encoding ABC transporter permease, which encodes MQRRLANINVWTVAALVIIAALFLPNMTIVTGLFTPSNENWEHMKEFVLWSFVQNSLILVVATAISTIFIGLSLAWLIAQYQFPFRKFLKWALILPLSIPPFIGAYTYHGIFNYTGVIQTTLREKFDMELNPAHFDIMNLPGAIFIYTVFLYPYVYTITQVFLAQQSASLIESTRLLGKGPWRTFFQVVVPISRISIIAGASLVVLEVLNDYGVVKYYGIQTFTTAIFQSWFGLGDIETSIKLAASLMGFVILILLIEKILRGRRQYSYSSTKVRPLPLIKLTGWKAFAAASYGLGILSVGFFIPIAQLVDWTILTFGTIPVDEFLSYIRNSVFVAGFSAATIIVFALIVGNFARLVQGRVAKLLPKLTVLGYSIPGAVIAVAVVTAFVALDEFLAPLYKLAGMNTTLVLSVSIILLVTAYIIRFFAIGYSSIETGYDKIGTDFQDASRLLGAGLTRTFFKVDMPMMKGAIISGFILVFIDVLKEIPLTLILRPFNFDTLSTKAFQYASDEKIMEASQASLLIVGISALAIVVFYKFLEKELD
- a CDS encoding amino acid ABC transporter permease, which translates into the protein MNLDFSQIVPYIPFMLEGIWVTLKFVFFAIILGSILGILLALFKIGSVKPARWFADAYTSIFRGTPLILQLMIIYYSIPQLTGFDISPFLSAILAFGLNSSAYISEIIRAGIQAVDKGQTEAAQALGVPYSAMMKDIILPQALKNILPALMNEFITLTKESAIVSTIGYLDLMRRAQVVGADLFRNFEPLLFVGVIYWCLVMGLTMIGRVFERRLKQSD
- a CDS encoding LLM class flavin-dependent oxidoreductase; translation: MQTKKFENIPLAVLDLAPINEGAETAQTFKNSVELAQRVEKLGFNRYWLAEHHNMPGIGSSATSVLIGHIAGATKSIRVGSGGVMLPNHAPLVIAEQFGTLETIYPGRIDLGLGRAPGSDQATAHALRRSLQSNGEDFPQQVAELENYFSENPVGRVRAFPGTNLKIPLWLLGSSGFSAQLAALKGLPFSFASHFAPDYMMQALQLYHQNFKPSKALDAPYAMLGVNIIIAETQERAEWLATSSQQQMFSLMRGEPTTFQPPIDNLEEVWTDREIAIFRDKLDSESMMVGTSEVVKQKLENFILKTRANEIIVNSAVFYQEDRLQSYEYLAEMME
- a CDS encoding Fe(3+) ABC transporter substrate-binding protein — protein: MKKSLYFILALLLLVLAACGNNEASEPTKDDAPEEEATESTEVNLYTARHYDVDDELYKKFEEETGVKVNLIKGDADELLERIKREGDGTEADLFLTADAGRLYRAKEDGLLQAVSSDLLEEQIPENYRDTDQMWYGLTKRARIMVYNEDTVKPEDLSTYEALTEDEWNGRVLIRGSENIYNQSLLASFIEIEGEEKAKEWAAGLVNNFARDPEGGDRDQAKAIAAGIGDVAIMNSYYFGQMLNSEDPAEVEIAEGLGIFFPNQETTGTHVNVSGAGVVKTSKNKENAIKLLEFLSAPDAQETFAEANYEYPVNEAVEPSELLKSWGDFKEQDIPLSALGDNNAKSILIFNEVGWK